The Streptomyces seoulensis genome contains a region encoding:
- the egtA gene encoding ergothioneine biosynthesis glutamate--cysteine ligase EgtA, giving the protein MSDATSGDCTEHHCTRHDCTRHRAAVTEAEVDALIRGICFKTGPPRTLGVEVEWLVRDPERPWLPVPPERLEAAHAAVRTLPLDSPVTVEPGGQLELSSLPAASLTECVTSVSADLAAVREVLAGDGLALVGVGHDPWQEPRRFLREPRYDAMEACLDRTGRAGRHMMCASASVQVCVDAGYEEPGPLGYERRWWLAHQLGAVLVAAFANSPLTGRRPTGWRSTRQLHWMEIGPGRAGAPPTDGEPRADWARHVLDSPVMCVRRDEGPWDVPEALTFREWTRARTPRPPTRADLDYHLTTLFPPVRPRGHLELRMIDAQPGDDGWIVPLAVTAALFDDPEAAEAAHRAVKPLTERTLDRPAPHNPLWSDAARLGLADPGLREAAIACFTAALAALPRLGATPEVSDTVAGYLDRYVLRGRCPADDLLAGATDPRAHARKDIRT; this is encoded by the coding sequence ATGTCTGACGCAACGAGCGGTGACTGTACGGAGCACCACTGTACGAGGCACGACTGCACCCGGCACCGCGCCGCGGTCACCGAGGCCGAGGTCGACGCCCTGATCCGGGGCATCTGCTTCAAGACCGGCCCTCCCCGCACCCTCGGGGTGGAGGTGGAGTGGCTGGTCCGAGACCCGGAACGGCCGTGGCTCCCCGTACCGCCCGAACGGCTCGAAGCGGCCCACGCGGCCGTGCGCACCCTCCCCCTGGACTCGCCGGTCACCGTCGAGCCCGGCGGCCAACTGGAGCTCAGCTCCCTGCCGGCCGCCTCCCTGACGGAGTGCGTCACCTCCGTCTCCGCCGACCTGGCCGCCGTCCGTGAGGTGCTCGCCGGGGACGGCCTGGCCCTCGTCGGAGTGGGCCACGATCCCTGGCAGGAGCCCCGCCGCTTCCTGCGCGAACCCCGCTACGACGCCATGGAGGCGTGCCTGGACCGCACCGGCCGGGCCGGCCGGCACATGATGTGCGCGTCGGCGTCGGTGCAGGTCTGCGTGGACGCCGGGTACGAGGAACCGGGCCCGCTCGGGTACGAGCGGCGCTGGTGGCTGGCGCACCAACTGGGCGCGGTCCTGGTGGCCGCGTTCGCCAACTCCCCGCTGACCGGGCGGCGGCCCACGGGCTGGCGCTCCACCCGGCAACTGCACTGGATGGAGATCGGTCCCGGCCGGGCCGGCGCTCCCCCGACGGACGGCGAACCGCGGGCCGACTGGGCCCGGCACGTGCTGGACTCCCCCGTGATGTGCGTCCGCCGCGACGAGGGCCCCTGGGACGTGCCGGAGGCGCTGACCTTCCGCGAGTGGACCCGCGCGCGGACCCCGCGCCCGCCCACCCGGGCGGATCTCGACTACCACCTGACCACGCTGTTCCCGCCGGTCCGGCCGCGCGGTCATCTGGAGCTGCGGATGATCGACGCGCAGCCCGGTGACGACGGGTGGATCGTGCCGCTCGCGGTGACGGCGGCCCTCTTCGACGACCCGGAGGCCGCCGAGGCCGCGCACCGGGCGGTGAAGCCGCTGACGGAACGCACGCTGGACCGGCCCGCCCCGCACAACCCGCTGTGGTCGGACGCGGCCCGGCTCGGCCTCGCCGATCCGGGACTGCGGGAGGCCGCCATCGCCTGCTTCACGGCGGCACTCGCGGCGCTGCCCCGGCTCGGTGCCACGCCCGAGGTGTCGGACACGGTGGCGGGGTACCTGGACCGTTACGTCCTGCGGGGCCGCTGCCCGGCCGACGACCTGCTGGCCGGCGCCACGGACCCGCGCGCCCACGCGAGGAAGGACATCCGCACATGA
- the egtB gene encoding ergothioneine biosynthesis protein EgtB yields MTAQESGTAAAGTETLRERLLASLVTARARTTLLTSCVEEPDLTAQHSPLMSPLVWDLAHIGNQEELWLLRNVGGREPMRPEIDGLYDAFEHPRSERPSLPLLPPEEARRYAAEVRGRALDLLEGADFEGTRLTEAGFAFGMIAQHEQQHDETMLITHQLRTGPTALTAPDHRPAPPYTGPAEVLVPGGPFTMGTSTEPWALDNERPAHVREVAPYWIDTVPVSNAAYQAFIADGGYDTERWWTPEGWAHVRRNSLTAPLYWHREGDQWLRRRFGVTEAVPPEEPVLHVCWYEADAYARWAGRRLPTEAEWEKAARYDPATGRSARYPWGDAEPGPEHANLGQRHLSPAPVGSYPAGGSPLGVRQLIGDVWEWTSSDLAPYPGFAAFPYREYSEVFFGPEYKVLRGGSFAVDAVACRGTFRNWDYPIRRQIFSGFRTARSESA; encoded by the coding sequence ATGACCGCCCAGGAGAGCGGGACGGCGGCGGCCGGCACCGAGACGCTGCGCGAGCGGCTGCTCGCCTCGCTGGTCACCGCCCGCGCCCGCACCACGCTGCTGACAAGCTGTGTGGAGGAGCCGGACCTCACCGCACAGCACTCCCCGCTGATGTCGCCCCTGGTGTGGGACCTCGCGCACATCGGCAACCAGGAGGAGCTGTGGCTGCTGCGGAACGTCGGCGGCCGGGAGCCGATGCGGCCCGAGATCGACGGGCTGTACGACGCCTTCGAGCACCCGCGCTCCGAGCGCCCCTCGCTGCCGCTGCTGCCGCCCGAGGAGGCGCGTAGATACGCGGCCGAGGTGCGCGGGCGGGCACTGGACCTGCTGGAGGGCGCGGACTTCGAGGGCACCCGGCTCACCGAGGCCGGGTTCGCCTTCGGGATGATCGCCCAGCACGAACAGCAGCACGACGAGACGATGCTGATCACCCATCAGCTCCGCACGGGCCCGACCGCGCTGACCGCCCCCGACCACCGGCCGGCGCCCCCGTACACGGGTCCGGCCGAAGTCCTGGTCCCCGGCGGCCCCTTCACCATGGGCACCTCCACCGAGCCCTGGGCACTGGACAACGAACGCCCGGCGCACGTACGGGAGGTGGCGCCGTACTGGATCGACACGGTGCCGGTGTCGAACGCGGCCTACCAGGCGTTCATCGCGGACGGCGGCTACGACACCGAGCGCTGGTGGACCCCGGAGGGCTGGGCGCATGTACGGCGCAACTCCCTGACGGCACCGCTGTACTGGCACCGGGAGGGGGACCAGTGGCTGCGGCGCCGTTTCGGTGTCACGGAGGCGGTGCCGCCCGAGGAGCCGGTGCTGCACGTGTGCTGGTACGAGGCGGACGCCTACGCCCGCTGGGCCGGGCGCAGGCTGCCCACCGAGGCTGAGTGGGAGAAGGCGGCCCGGTACGATCCGGCCACCGGCCGCTCCGCCCGCTATCCGTGGGGCGACGCCGAGCCGGGCCCGGAGCACGCCAACCTGGGCCAGCGGCACCTCTCCCCCGCTCCTGTCGGCAGCTACCCGGCCGGTGGATCGCCGCTCGGGGTGCGGCAGTTGATCGGGGACGTGTGGGAGTGGACGTCGAGCGACCTCGCGCCGTATCCGGGGTTCGCCGCCTTCCCGTACCGGGAGTACTCGGAGGTGTTCTTCGGGCCGGAGTACAAGGTGCTGCGCGGCGGTTCGTTCGCGGTGGACGCGGTGGCCTGCCGGGGGACGTTCCGCAACTGGGACTACCCGATCCGGCGGCAGATCTTCTCCGGGTTCCGCACCGCCCGCTCGGAGTCCGCCTG
- a CDS encoding type II toxin-antitoxin system PemK/MazF family toxin produces MSTYSEENVPGRFGPHATTEADPRQVGQVRTEYTPEHDGDPDPGEIVWTWVPFEENDGRGKDRPVLVVAREAAGTFLAVQLSSKRHDGDREWVAIGQGPWDRTGRDSWVSVDRVLRLHDDGMRREACALDRMRFNLVRQRLYERYGWT; encoded by the coding sequence GTGAGCACGTACAGCGAAGAGAACGTCCCCGGCCGCTTCGGCCCCCACGCCACCACCGAGGCCGACCCGCGCCAGGTCGGCCAGGTGCGTACCGAGTACACCCCCGAGCACGACGGCGACCCCGATCCGGGCGAGATCGTCTGGACGTGGGTGCCGTTCGAGGAGAACGACGGCCGGGGCAAGGACCGCCCGGTGCTGGTCGTCGCCAGGGAGGCGGCCGGAACCTTCCTCGCCGTCCAGTTGTCCAGCAAGCGGCACGACGGCGACCGGGAGTGGGTGGCGATAGGCCAGGGCCCCTGGGACCGCACCGGCCGCGACTCCTGGGTGTCCGTGGACCGCGTGCTGCGGCTTCACGACGACGGCATGCGCCGGGAGGCGTGCGCGCTGGACCGGATGCGCTTCAACCTGGTGCGGCAGCGGCTCTACGAGCGCTACGGCTGGACCTGA
- a CDS encoding alpha/beta hydrolase, with translation MTMDPPPFDPELAAALEPLKDVMEPGLTPDGIEAARRDAEMEVFGSLDLTMDGAFEVEDREVPGPPDAPDVSLYICRPASAPPGAALPVIYYVHGGGMILGTNRAGVDTPLALALDLGGAVVVSVKYRLAPEHPHPAPAEDVYAGLLWTAEHAEELGGDPERIVLAGASAGGGLAAALALMLRDRQGPPVIGQLLMYPMLDDRNDTPSSHQMAGIGVWDRTANETGWNALLGERRGGPDVSPYAAPARATDLSGLPPAFLDVGSAETFRDEVVEYASRIWRCGGVAELHVWPGGFHGFDAFAPQAALSKAARAAQLGWLRRLLSD, from the coding sequence ATGACCATGGACCCGCCTCCGTTCGACCCGGAACTCGCCGCCGCTCTGGAACCGCTCAAGGACGTGATGGAGCCGGGACTGACCCCGGACGGGATCGAGGCGGCCCGGCGGGACGCGGAGATGGAGGTGTTCGGCTCGCTGGACCTCACCATGGACGGCGCCTTCGAGGTCGAGGACCGCGAGGTGCCGGGCCCGCCGGATGCCCCGGACGTGTCCCTGTACATCTGCCGCCCCGCCTCCGCCCCGCCCGGTGCCGCGCTGCCGGTGATCTACTACGTGCACGGTGGCGGGATGATCCTCGGCACCAACCGCGCGGGCGTGGACACGCCCCTCGCCCTCGCCCTGGACCTCGGTGGCGCGGTGGTCGTCTCCGTGAAGTACCGGCTCGCCCCCGAGCACCCGCATCCGGCGCCGGCGGAGGACGTGTACGCCGGGCTGCTGTGGACGGCGGAACACGCCGAGGAGCTCGGCGGCGACCCGGAGCGGATCGTCCTCGCGGGCGCCAGTGCGGGCGGCGGTCTGGCCGCCGCGCTCGCCCTGATGCTGCGGGACCGCCAAGGGCCGCCCGTGATCGGCCAGTTGTTGATGTACCCGATGCTGGACGACCGCAACGACACTCCTTCCAGTCACCAGATGGCGGGCATCGGCGTCTGGGACCGCACCGCCAACGAGACCGGCTGGAACGCGCTGCTGGGCGAGCGCCGGGGCGGCCCGGACGTCTCCCCGTACGCCGCCCCGGCACGCGCGACCGATCTGTCCGGGCTGCCCCCGGCCTTTCTCGACGTCGGCTCGGCGGAGACCTTCCGCGACGAGGTGGTGGAGTACGCGTCCAGGATCTGGCGGTGCGGCGGGGTGGCCGAACTCCACGTCTGGCCGGGCGGGTTCCACGGCTTCGACGCGTTCGCTCCACAGGCGGCCCTGTCGAAGGCGGCCCGTGCGGCACAACTGGGCTGGCTGAGGCGGCTGCTGTCCGACTGA